Proteins found in one Phocoena sinus isolate mPhoSin1 chromosome 5, mPhoSin1.pri, whole genome shotgun sequence genomic segment:
- the LOC116754331 gene encoding thymosin beta-4, whose product MSDKPDMAEIEKFDKSKLKKTETKEKNPLPSQETIEQEKQAGES is encoded by the coding sequence ATGTCTGACAAGCCCGATATGGCTGAGATTGAGAAATTCGATAAGTcgaaactgaagaaaacagaaacgaAAGAGAAAAATCCACTGCCTTCACAAGAAACGATTGAACAGGAGAAGCAAGCAGGCGAGTCGTAA